The sequence below is a genomic window from Clostridium putrefaciens.
TAAAAAGTGGGTTGTGAATAGAAAAAGTAACAACTATATAAAAATAAAAGCCTGGGATGAAGATAATTTTGAAATGTCTAATTCAGAGATAAAAGTAAGATTTATAAAGTTTATAGAAGAAGTACATAAAAAAGATAAAGTAGAAATCAAAGAATCATGGATTATAACTACAGACAAATTTACTTCAGTAGAAACTTTGTGGAAGATAATGCATAAAAGATGGGATATTGAAAATAATGCGTTTCATCAGTTAAAAACGGAGTGGCATTTAGATCATTGCTTTCTTCATAGCCCTACAGGTGTAGAAACAGTGCTTATGTTTATAGTAATAGCCTTTAACTTAATGCAATTATATTTTTTTCGGTGCATTAGAGGGTTTAGAAGAAAAAGGATGTTGCAAATAAATATAATTGAGGATTTAAGGGATGAGATGCTATTAGTACAAGATTGGATAAATCCTATCTTCGATACTACTTAACTAGTTTAATAATTGTAAATTAATTTTGAAGATACTTTGGGGAGGGGGAATTTATAGGCATTTTGCGACCTATCTTTGTGTTGTGTTTCCATATATCTTAATGAATGTAATAGGTGACAATTACAGTAAGAGTAAAATTTTCACTGGGATTTTAATGCGAAATCTCTGTGTATCTAAAACTTCTATTGACAAATTTATATTATCGGGATTGTATTTTACTATTTTAGAAGTTAACAATCCTTTTAGTCCAGCGTCTTTAATTTTTTTTAGTTTAATTATTTCATTATTTTCATATTCAGAAATTAAATCTTTTTTAAAATACTTTTTTAATTCTTCAATGTTATTGTCATCTAAATATCCTTTCATCATAAAAATGATATTATTATAATCATGTTTAAACTTAGTCACATCATCTACTAAATTTTCTATAATGTTAGTATACGTTTTTAATTCTATAAATTCTTGTTATTTTATTTTTAATATATAATTTTTGTGAAAAAAGGTTAAGTTTAAAATTAAACAAACAACAGAACTTAAAATCACAATAAAAACTGCGTCATTATTAAAAAACTTATACGCTATAAAATAAATAGCAAGAAATATAATCATTAAATTTGTTATAAATATAGTATTCATCATAAAATTATTAATTTTAAATTTAGAAAATAAGAACCCAGTAAATATTTCTTTTAAATTAATAATAAAAGCAGCATTGAAAAGCATTGCAATGTTAAAAAATATAAATATTATATTATTTGCATATAAATTTTTAAAATTAAGCCTTAATATATTGATGAAAATTTGTGCTGTTAAAGATTCAGAAAATACCATTATTAAAGTTATAAAAAATGTAGTTTGAATCAAAGATAAGATGTTTAGTTCAAGAAGTAATGTTAAAATAATCATAAGAAATATAGTGGTAATTATAATTTTATAGTCATTTAAATAATTAAACTTAAGTAAATAATAATATACTATAGAGCTACTTAGTATTATTATGAAATTATTTATATTGATGGTAAATTTATATCTTTTAAATTTATAAGCAATATATAATTGAACATAAAACGTAATAAATAAAAGACCTATATTTATTATCCCCAAGCCTTTTTCACCTCTTTTAATCCTGTTCTAGAAATAGATAACCTTCCTCCTGTCACAATATCAATATGAGTATCATTTAAATTTTTACATACACTTTTTATATATCTTTTATTTACTATACTTGTTTTATGAACTTGAATAAAATTATTGTCTAGTAAATTCATTAATTCTTTTAACGTGCTATAAAATTCAACAGTAGTATTGATACTATAAAGAACTACTTTACGGCTATTTTTTATAGTCTCAATATAAATAATGTCTTGAAGCAGTATATTAAACATTTCAGAACCTACTTTAACTACTAACCTTTTTTCATCTTTATCATTATTCTTATTTAGTATTTGAGTAGCAATTAAAAGACTTTCCTTTAACTCACTTTCAAGGTATAAGCTTTTATCTATCAATGTTACCACCCGGAGTTTGTATTGAAATACTTTAAGACTTGCCTCAATGTGGTTAGTAACAAAAATCATCTCCCCTGTATACTTATCTAATTTCCTAATTTCTCTTCCTAATTTCAATCCATTTCTTTCTTCATTTAAGTTAATATCTAGTATATATATGTTTTTTCCAACACAATTTTTAATATATGAAATAACATCAGTAGGGCTATTAAAAGTTAATACATTAAACTCTTTAAAACTCATTTCTTCTTCGTAAGTTTTGATAACTATATTTTTTATCATATTCACTGTTTTTTCGCAATCATCACATATAAGTATATTAATCATTATTTAATCCCCTTGTATTAAATTTTTGTCATGTTGTAATTAGATTATTAGCTTTAATTCTTCCATTAAAAGTTTATAACTAAGTGTAAACCATTAAATGGCATAGGAATATTATAACATATATCCATAGACTTAGGGTATATATACCAGAATTTAATATTAACTGTCAGTAAATATATCTATAAAAATATAACACTAAAAGTCCACAGCTTAACTATTTAATTAGCCTTTGCTGTGGACTCTTTTATCCGTTGGTTATCATACGTAACATATTTTTCAACTTCTTATCTTGTTTAGTATCTTATGCCGCTCCAATAAATATTTTCTTTAACTATGGTTTTTTCATCAAACTCTACATCTTTAAGTGCCCACTTTTTATATTCCTTAAATCCAGTTCTATCCACTATATATCCTATGTGTTCTTTTCCGCCTGGGGCAGTCCTATCTATATATTCATTAACATAATCATAGGTATTTAGTATGATTTTTAATATACTTTCTTCATCAGCCCAGATTAAAAAATCCTCTGCAAGTCTTGGATTTTTCTTTCCTGATCTGCCCATAATGGCTAGTCTATAATATTTCTTTTCACTTCTTGTCCATGCGTTAGTTGGGCATTTTCCTACGCACTCTCCACAGCCTATACACTTCTCATCATCACGAACTACCTTAAAATTTTCAAAGCGTAAGGCTCCTGTTGCTCTTTGTTTGCAGTTTTTAACACAGGCTCCACAGCTGATGCATCTATAAGCATCATATTGAGGTTCAGTCATTCCTATTATTCCAAAATCATGCATTCTAACCTTTAAGCAATCATTTGCACATCCTGTTAATGCCACTTTAAAGTGAAGATCATCTGGAAATATTGCCTTTTCTATTCTTTTTGCAAAAGCTGAGGTGTTATAGTTACCAAAGGGACAGACTTTATTTCCTATACAGGCACAAATATTTCTTGTTCCTGCTGAAGTATATCCTTTTCCTTTTATATTAGGATTACTTCCTTCTACTTCCTGATTTATTTCAAGTCCTTCTATAATTGGTTGAAGCTTAGTATTTATCTCATCCATGTCTTCCATGCTTATACCAGGTATTTCGAATCCTTGTCTAGTAGTTAAATGAACTGTCCCGTTACCGTACATTTCTGCTATTTCTTGAATAAGTCCTAGATATCTAGCATTTAGATGTCCACCTGGAACTCTTATTCTTGAAGCTGTAAGACCTCTTTCTTTAGTCACTCTAAAAGCATTCTTTTTAAGGGCTTTAGTATTTATATCCATAGGTGTATCCTCCTAATCTATTAAAGTTTTACCCTTTGTGTAGTTAAACACCGGGCCATCTATACATATATAAGTGTCGTCAATTTTGCAATGTCCACATTTCCCAAGTCCACAGCACATCTTTCTTTCCTGTGAGATCCAAATATTTTCTTCCTTTATGCCAAGCTTTAAAAATTCAAGAACAGTGAATTTCATCATCATTGGTGGTCCAACCACTATAACTTGTACATTATCTATGTCTTTAATCTTTAGCTCTGATACATATTTAGTCACAAGACCTACATTTCCAAGGTAACCTTCCTTTGGATTATCCACAGTAATTATTAAATCCATGTTTTCCTTCCAAATCTTAATATCTTCTTTAAACAATATGTCCATTGGGGATTTAAACCCAGCTATTAATGTGAATTTATCCGCATACTTAGGACTCTTTGAAAAGTAATCTACAATTCCTTTAACCGGTGAAAGACCTGTACCTCCAGCTACTACTATAACTTCTTTTCCTATATAGTTTTCTACATCAAATCCATTACCATAAGGTCCTCTTATAAATAGCTTTTGACCCACATAATAACTAAATATTTCTTCTGTAACTACTCCAACTCTTCTTATGGTAAGCTCAATCCATCCATCCCCAATGCCACTTACAGAAATAGGTGCCTCCCCATACTTTGGAAGGGATACTTCAAAAAACTGTCCTGGTTTTACCACTCCTTTAAAGCTCATTTTAAACGAATATTCTATATCTGTATGTTTTTTTATATCTAATATTTCTGATGCAAATGGCATGTATACATTACTCATTTATTTCACCTCATCCATTCCAGCTTCTAGCTTATTTATACAATTTGAAAAGGATATATATTCAGGACAAATATCGTCACATCTTCCACAACCTACACACATATGTTGTCCCCATCTTTTCTTATAATCATGAACCTTATGAAGTACCTTAAATCTCATTCTTTGTCCTTTATCTAATCTAAAACTATGTCCACCTGCCATATCTGTATATCCATCTACCTGACAAGAGGCCCAAATACGTCTTCTTTCCCCTACGTTCTTATTATCCTTATAAAATATATCTTGCATAGTAAAGCATGTACAGGTAGGACAGACAAAGTTACATCTACCACAGGCTATACATCTTGCAGAGTACTCCTTCCACATAGATGAATTCATAACCTTTAGATCAAGGTTTTCTGGTATATTCACCTTAACATCATTTTCTTCTACAAAGTCTATTTCTATATTAGTTTCTTCTTTTCTTATATCTTCAATATATTTTCCTAGCTGTTCATCCCCTGTTTCAAATAAAACCATATTATCTTCTACTTTAATATAAGCATCATATTCATCAGTTTTATTAGTACCCATACTTACACAAAAACAATTTTCAAAGCTTTTCTTGCAGCCTATAAGTATGAATTTAGCCTTTTCTCTAAGTCTTTTGTAATAAGGATCTTCAGCTCCATTTTTTAAATATATATTGTCTATTCTCTTTAAAGAATTGATATCACAACTTCTTAGAAATATTATCATACCTTTTTCTTCCGCTTTAGGTTCTATCCACTCATCCTCATTAAAATAAAATAAAGTTTCAGTTATAGGTATTAAGATTTCCTTATATGAAAAATTAGACTTTTTATCAAACTCTATTTCATCTATGTTTTTAATTTCACTATATTTTATCGAATCTGTATCGGAAAATGTCCCTTTCCCTTTTAAAACCTTCGGTGCAAAAATCTTATATTCTTTTGAAATTTCTTGTAGAACCTTATCAAAATCTTCTTTATTAATTTTATATCCCATAACAATCACCTCTTACTATTTTTTTGATATTAAATAATATGGTAGAGCTAAAAATATTGCTCCTCCAATAAAGTTTCCAAGTGTAACAAATCCTAGGTTATAAATAAACCCACTAAAGGTTACTGCCGCTCCGTGAGGTATTAATAATCCAATGCTAAGAAGCGTCATATTAGCTACGGAATGTTCAAATCCTGCTGTTATGAATACAAAAAGACACCAAAATATCATTATTAACTTCCCTGTTTCTTCTTTCATCCTAAAAGTACACCATACCGCAAGACATACCAATATATTACACAAAACTCCTCTAATTATTAATTCATGTGGACCTTGTGACATCTTACTTATAGACGCTGATTCTATAAAGCTTCCTACAGGTCCTGTAGCAAGTCCCGCTGCATAAAAAAGGTATGCTCCAATGACTCCGCCTAAAAGATTACCAAAAAAGCTAGCTACCCAAACCTTAATAGCTTCCCCTAGGGTAACAGTTTTTTTTAGAACTCCTATGGTCATAACAAAATTATTCCCCGTAAACAATTCTGCACCAGCAAATATAACTAGACTAAGTGCTACTCCAAAAGATGCACCCATAACGATCTTAGTAGCAGGTGAGTTTACTGCACTTAAAGAAGCTCCTATTGTAAAAATTAGCATTACTCCAAAACCAATATAAAGGCCTGCAAGTGTTGCAGATAAAATGTATCCAATTCCATTTTTCTTTAATAAATCTGATTTACTTTCTGCTGCCTCGGATACCTTGTTAATTTCTTCACTAAACATAATATAATATGTCCTCCTTATTTATATTACTTATATCTTTATTTTACCTATAAAATAGCAAAAAGACTGTGATATTAATCACAGTCCTTTAAAGAACCTAGCAAGTTTATCTTTATCTTTAACAATAATCTTTCTATTATTTAGCCTAATTAAATCCTTCTCTTCTAGAAGTTTTAATGACCTTGAAATGGTTTCTCTTTGACTACCTAGCATATCTGCGAGATAGGTTATACTAATGTTTAAATCTATTTCTATTCCTTCTTCAACCTTTATACCGTAATCTTTAGAAAGCTTCCAAAGTTTAGAAGCTATTTTCTTTTCTATCTTTTTATTTGGATTTGTATTATTAAGCTGTCTATATAGCCTTCTAACCTTAATTGAAAGTGAGTTTAAGACTACCTTCGTAAGATTAAAATCCTCTTCCATACATCGAAGGAAGTTATTCTTATTTAAAAGCAAAAGCTCCCCCTCTTCAAAGGCTTCACAATTTATAGATGCAGGAAGGTCGTCTAGTATAACATCATTTAATATTTTGTCTCTTCCTAATATATATATAACTCGCCTTTTTGCATCTTCTCCTATTTTATAAATAGAAAACTTTCCTCTTATAACTATATATATTGTATTGACCTTTTCCTTATCACTAAAGACAACATTGCCCTTTTTATAAGTCTTTTTTATTCCAAAGGAGCAAAGTTTATGCAATGTATCATCCTTTAATTCATTAAATAAATCTAATTCCCTTAACTGTTCTATATTTAAAGCTTTCATAAAATCTTTCCTTTACTAAGCAGTTGCTTTATCTTCCATGCTTAATTCATCAGTTTCTTCTTCAATGGCTGCATTTTTATCTTTTCCATAATTTTTGAATACTATGGAACCTAAAATTCCTGCTACAGTTCCCCCAACAATTGCAAATACAATGGCTAATATTACTTTCATTGGATCATTAAATCCAAAAGGTGCTAAAAGCCCTGGTATTGGAGATGCTGTTCCCGGTGCATTATTTATTATTTTAAAATATGCTGCTGCAAGTCCTGCGAGTCCCCCACCTAAAAAATTTGAACAGTATATGGGTATTGGATGTTTCGTTATGATATGAGCTTGTGTTAAAGGTTCTAACATAACAGCTATTACATTGCTTTTATTTCCAAGCTTTAGCTTTTTAAACATAATACCGTTAGTGAAAGAACCCCCAACACAGGCTATTGAAGCTATACCCATAGCTAAACCTTGAAGTCCTATCATTGCAGTGAGTGCCATTGAACTAAGTGGAGACGTACAAGTTATCTTCATTATTCCACCAAGTAAAAATCCCATTACATATGGAGATTGTTGCGCTGCTGTTGATATCATTTCCCCTATGCTAATCAATGTTGAGTTTACTACTGGGTCTACGCCTAAAGCTATAACTCTTGCTAAAGGTGCTATTGCAAGAGCCCCAACTATGGTGTCTAACCCTTCCGGAAGCTTTTTCTCTATAATTGGTGCTACAAGTCCTACTATATATCCAGCCACAAATCCTGGAAGTATTCCGTATCCTCCAAGCGCCACCCCTGCCGCTACTGCATATATAGGATTAACCCCCATTGCTATTGGAACTAATATAGCTGCTGCAACTCCGCCCATAGAGCCTGATGATTCTCCTACCTGTCTTAAAAAACTTAAGTTTAAAAAATCACCACTTATATACTTATGTATTGCCTCTACAAGAAAAGTTGCTACTGCTGCATTTGCAAGTCCCGACATTGCTTTATTTCCTTTTGGGGCCTTAAAACTAAAAATTGAAAATAAAGCTAGTGTAAATAGCAACAGTCCTATACCTATTATTATGTCCATCATAATGCTCACTCCTTCAAATTTTTTAATCAAAATAATTCAAATTCATTAATTATTCTGATTGTAACGCTTTACCTTCATAAGGTTTCAAGGAGCTTCAAATTAGTAATTATAACATGCTATACAAAATTCTTATAGGTGCTATTTGTTAATATAATAACGAATTCCTTGCAAAAACTTCTTTAAGTTAACTTTACCTCTTTCTTTCCCCTTACCTCTTATGAAGTCCATTTCTCTTTTTATTTCATCAAAACTAAAAAGAGATGTGGAGAATTCTGTAAAGGTATCATTCATATAATCTTCTATTCCAAGGCTAGCTAGATTTGTCATAGCTCTAAATGCAGTCCTTCTTATTCTTTGCTCTGTAGATTTAGGCTTAGAAGATATCTTTTTAAAAAAGTCATTTAAAGTTGTTCTATCCAAAACGCCATCATGCTTTATAATGTATGTTAAAGCTCTTATTATATCCTCTTCTCCCCCTTCGCTTAATATTCCTATTTGCTTCATAATACCTTTAATACTATCTTCAACATTTGACATAAATTCTTCATTTTCGTCAAAATTATCTTTGTCATCTAACTTAGCTTCACCTATTTTTAAATTATCAACTTCAAATAAGGTTTGTATCTTATTTAACTTTTCTCTCATAATTATATCATTTATCACTCTAGATAAAACAGCTTTAACTTCCATAGCATTTATAGGTTTATTTATAAAAAATTCTATACCACTTTCATAAGCTTTTTCTATCATATCTTTTGATGTTACTTGAGATATCATAATGAACTTTATATTATTATATTTACTTCGTATTTCATTAATTACTTCTATACCATCCTTATCTGGCATTAATAAATCAACTATAATAATTTTAGGTTTATCTTTATCTATTAATTTAAAAATATTAGTACTATCTAAATCCTTATTTTCTATTACCTCACCTATTTTTTCATGTTCGATTATCATAGTTAATATGTTATGTATATTAAAATCATCATCTATTATAAGTATTTTCAAAAAATCACTCCTCTATTTCAGATTGTGGGATTAAAATAATAAATTCCGTCCCTTGATCCTCTATAGAAGTAAACTTAACTATCCCATTTAACTTCACTTCTATTATATCTTTTACGATACTAAGTCCAAGCCCCCTATTGATACTTCCAGTTTCAAAGTTTATCCTAGTAGAAAATCCTGGGCTAAATATGTGTTCAGTATCTTTTTTTGAAATTCCCCGTCCATTATCTCTAATCTTAAAAGCATGGTATTTTTCTTCTTTCCCTTGAACTATGTAATGAATTAAATCTATATTTCCATTATACACTTTTAGTAACTCATCTGAATCTATTGATATTCTTTGTTCTATTGAGTCTATAGCATTATTTATAATGTTTCTAAATACAGAAATTAAATAATAATGCTTCATTGTATTGAAGTTTTGTCCCTTTTCTATATGTAAATTTATATTCTTATCTTTAAGTAAATGCTCCATAATTTCACCTATAAGGTCTAAAACATCATAAAACTCCATAACCTTTTCATCAACCTTATCATCAGTTATTTCTATAACACCCCTTGATATAAGCGCTATTTGCTTTTTTATTTCATGTATATCTTTAGCTATTTCTACTGCTTCACTCTCCCATTTTGGATACTTTTTAAAGGACTTTATCTCATTATAAAATTTATATGATTTACTCATAACTATTTCAACATTATCCATAGTCTTTTCCATTAAATACACTTCACTTTTCATCCTTGAACTAGCCATGACAAGGTTCATATATCTAGTTTTATGTTCTCTTTTTAAAAGTTTTATACTATATCTATTCATAAGATTTAATATAATCCATATGAAAAAAGATCTTAATATTGCAACTATACCTAGACCTATGTATATTTTTATACTAACTACCTCTCTTAAAAGATAAGTCCTCACCGTCATCTCTAAAATATTAGCAAAAAGGTCACATATTATGGTGTAAAAGAAAAGTTTATTCACCGTCTTTATCCTTTTATTAAATATTAAATAAAATATAACATAGCCTGTATAAAATATAGTCTCTGGAAAGTAATTGATTAATCCTTCACCAAAATAATGAAGTATTCCACCAGACTGTAGAAAATATATAAATGCTCTTAATATACAGACAAAGCCACCACAAAACATCCCTGTCTTTAACTTATCTTCTATATCCTCTTCATAAAAAATTATTATTAGTATTACAATACCAAAAGATACATTAAAGTTTTCTACCAATATCCCCATATAAACTTGTGAAAATAGCGCTGCAATAGCTGCCATGAATATAACATTTTCTTTTAGCTTAAAACCTTCATCCATAAAATCAATCCTTTTATATGTATTATATAAATATTTCGACATTTTTTTCTGAAAACCTTTTATATTTACAAGGTTTTGTTATATAAATAACAATGTTAATCATGATTATATTTTATAAGTATAAAAAAGGCATGTATTTAAATATAAAATCTAAATACATGCTTTTAGTATTAATATTTTATTGAAAATATATTATGTCCTTGTATAACGCTAGGTATTATTCAATAATTAATTGATAGTCCTCTTTTATACCTTTGCTTAGATTACAACTTGAATGAACAACTTGTATATTTTCTTTTGTGTCTTGTCCACCTATTGCGATTGCTTTTATATGATCATTATGAGTTGAATCTCCAATATATAAACTTCCTCTACAAATAGGACATTTATTATTTTGAGTTTGAATTAACTTTTCTACCTCATCATAATTTAATTTTAAATTTCTTTTTTTAATTATATATAAGTCATTAAATTCATTTACCTTTTGCTTATAATATTCTAATGAATCTTCAGGTACTTCTTTTGACATAATAAATATAACCGAAATATCTTCTTTAACTTTTTCTCTATATTTCTTAATCATATTTATATTCAAAGGACTTAAGATATACCACAAGGAGTATAG
It includes:
- a CDS encoding LytR/AlgR family response regulator transcription factor; protein product: MINILICDDCEKTVNMIKNIVIKTYEEEMSFKEFNVLTFNSPTDVISYIKNCVGKNIYILDINLNEERNGLKLGREIRKLDKYTGEMIFVTNHIEASLKVFQYKLRVVTLIDKSLYLESELKESLLIATQILNKNNDKDEKRLVVKVGSEMFNILLQDIIYIETIKNSRKVVLYSINTTVEFYSTLKELMNLLDNNFIQVHKTSIVNKRYIKSVCKNLNDTHIDIVTGGRLSISRTGLKEVKKAWG
- the asrC gene encoding sulfite reductase subunit C, coding for MDINTKALKKNAFRVTKERGLTASRIRVPGGHLNARYLGLIQEIAEMYGNGTVHLTTRQGFEIPGISMEDMDEINTKLQPIIEGLEINQEVEGSNPNIKGKGYTSAGTRNICACIGNKVCPFGNYNTSAFAKRIEKAIFPDDLHFKVALTGCANDCLKVRMHDFGIIGMTEPQYDAYRCISCGACVKNCKQRATGALRFENFKVVRDDEKCIGCGECVGKCPTNAWTRSEKKYYRLAIMGRSGKKNPRLAEDFLIWADEESILKIILNTYDYVNEYIDRTAPGGKEHIGYIVDRTGFKEYKKWALKDVEFDEKTIVKENIYWSGIRY
- the asrB gene encoding anaerobic sulfite reductase subunit AsrB, which gives rise to MSNVYMPFASEILDIKKHTDIEYSFKMSFKGVVKPGQFFEVSLPKYGEAPISVSGIGDGWIELTIRRVGVVTEEIFSYYVGQKLFIRGPYGNGFDVENYIGKEVIVVAGGTGLSPVKGIVDYFSKSPKYADKFTLIAGFKSPMDILFKEDIKIWKENMDLIITVDNPKEGYLGNVGLVTKYVSELKIKDIDNVQVIVVGPPMMMKFTVLEFLKLGIKEENIWISQERKMCCGLGKCGHCKIDDTYICIDGPVFNYTKGKTLID
- the asrA gene encoding anaerobic sulfite reductase subunit AsrA, translated to MGYKINKEDFDKVLQEISKEYKIFAPKVLKGKGTFSDTDSIKYSEIKNIDEIEFDKKSNFSYKEILIPITETLFYFNEDEWIEPKAEEKGMIIFLRSCDINSLKRIDNIYLKNGAEDPYYKRLREKAKFILIGCKKSFENCFCVSMGTNKTDEYDAYIKVEDNMVLFETGDEQLGKYIEDIRKEETNIEIDFVEENDVKVNIPENLDLKVMNSSMWKEYSARCIACGRCNFVCPTCTCFTMQDIFYKDNKNVGERRRIWASCQVDGYTDMAGGHSFRLDKGQRMRFKVLHKVHDYKKRWGQHMCVGCGRCDDICPEYISFSNCINKLEAGMDEVK
- a CDS encoding formate/nitrite transporter family protein; protein product: MFSEEINKVSEAAESKSDLLKKNGIGYILSATLAGLYIGFGVMLIFTIGASLSAVNSPATKIVMGASFGVALSLVIFAGAELFTGNNFVMTIGVLKKTVTLGEAIKVWVASFFGNLLGGVIGAYLFYAAGLATGPVGSFIESASISKMSQGPHELIIRGVLCNILVCLAVWCTFRMKEETGKLIMIFWCLFVFITAGFEHSVANMTLLSIGLLIPHGAAVTFSGFIYNLGFVTLGNFIGGAIFLALPYYLISKK
- a CDS encoding Crp/Fnr family transcriptional regulator, giving the protein MKALNIEQLRELDLFNELKDDTLHKLCSFGIKKTYKKGNVVFSDKEKVNTIYIVIRGKFSIYKIGEDAKRRVIYILGRDKILNDVILDDLPASINCEAFEEGELLLLNKNNFLRCMEEDFNLTKVVLNSLSIKVRRLYRQLNNTNPNKKIEKKIASKLWKLSKDYGIKVEEGIEIDLNISITYLADMLGSQRETISRSLKLLEEKDLIRLNNRKIIVKDKDKLARFFKGL
- a CDS encoding PTS sugar transporter subunit IIC gives rise to the protein MDIIIGIGLLLFTLALFSIFSFKAPKGNKAMSGLANAAVATFLVEAIHKYISGDFLNLSFLRQVGESSGSMGGVAAAILVPIAMGVNPIYAVAAGVALGGYGILPGFVAGYIVGLVAPIIEKKLPEGLDTIVGALAIAPLARVIALGVDPVVNSTLISIGEMISTAAQQSPYVMGFLLGGIMKITCTSPLSSMALTAMIGLQGLAMGIASIACVGGSFTNGIMFKKLKLGNKSNVIAVMLEPLTQAHIITKHPIPIYCSNFLGGGLAGLAAAYFKIINNAPGTASPIPGLLAPFGFNDPMKVILAIVFAIVGGTVAGILGSIVFKNYGKDKNAAIEEETDELSMEDKATA
- a CDS encoding DNA-binding domain-containing protein, with product MKILIIDDDFNIHNILTMIIEHEKIGEVIENKDLDSTNIFKLIDKDKPKIIIVDLLMPDKDGIEVINEIRSKYNNIKFIMISQVTSKDMIEKAYESGIEFFINKPINAMEVKAVLSRVINDIIMREKLNKIQTLFEVDNLKIGEAKLDDKDNFDENEEFMSNVEDSIKGIMKQIGILSEGGEEDIIRALTYIIKHDGVLDRTTLNDFFKKISSKPKSTEQRIRRTAFRAMTNLASLGIEDYMNDTFTEFSTSLFSFDEIKREMDFIRGKGKERGKVNLKKFLQGIRYYINK
- a CDS encoding ATP-binding protein, with translation MDEGFKLKENVIFMAAIAALFSQVYMGILVENFNVSFGIVILIIIFYEEDIEDKLKTGMFCGGFVCILRAFIYFLQSGGILHYFGEGLINYFPETIFYTGYVIFYLIFNKRIKTVNKLFFYTIICDLFANILEMTVRTYLLREVVSIKIYIGLGIVAILRSFFIWIILNLMNRYSIKLLKREHKTRYMNLVMASSRMKSEVYLMEKTMDNVEIVMSKSYKFYNEIKSFKKYPKWESEAVEIAKDIHEIKKQIALISRGVIEITDDKVDEKVMEFYDVLDLIGEIMEHLLKDKNINLHIEKGQNFNTMKHYYLISVFRNIINNAIDSIEQRISIDSDELLKVYNGNIDLIHYIVQGKEEKYHAFKIRDNGRGISKKDTEHIFSPGFSTRINFETGSINRGLGLSIVKDIIEVKLNGIVKFTSIEDQGTEFIILIPQSEIEE